The following coding sequences lie in one Mucilaginibacter sp. KACC 22773 genomic window:
- a CDS encoding NAD(P)-dependent oxidoreductase: MKILLLGATGKTGKLVIEEALKRGHDIVAIARVPGKLIGYNIKIIQGTPYEFEIVEKAISGCDAVINLLDVSRNSPNPWSRLISPKDLISHSAGNAIKAMEERGIKRFIALSTIGAGSSWKTAPLILRFIVSVSNMKYAFRDLGRQEELLEMSDLDYTICRAPKLTDEKKGVGYEATTRKIDPLTNRLNRVFAAAYCLELIETNHHLRETINLTNKFV, encoded by the coding sequence ATGAAAATATTATTGCTTGGGGCAACCGGAAAAACAGGAAAACTCGTTATTGAGGAAGCCTTAAAAAGAGGCCATGATATTGTTGCGATTGCGCGGGTTCCTGGAAAGCTTATTGGTTATAACATTAAGATCATTCAAGGTACGCCCTATGAATTTGAAATCGTTGAAAAGGCCATCTCAGGATGCGATGCTGTTATTAACCTGCTCGATGTTTCAAGAAATTCTCCTAATCCCTGGTCCCGACTGATATCCCCAAAAGACCTGATATCCCATTCGGCGGGGAATGCGATCAAAGCGATGGAAGAAAGAGGGATCAAAAGATTTATTGCTTTGAGTACCATCGGAGCCGGGAGTTCTTGGAAAACAGCTCCCCTCATCTTACGGTTTATCGTATCGGTCAGCAATATGAAATATGCTTTTCGAGACCTTGGGCGCCAGGAAGAATTGTTGGAAATGTCAGACCTGGACTATACCATCTGCAGAGCTCCGAAGTTAACAGATGAAAAAAAGGGTGTCGGATACGAAGCAACTACCCGTAAAATAGATCCTTTAACAAATCGGTTAAACCGGGTCTTTGCAGCGGCTTATTGCCTGGAACTGATAGAAACAAATCATCATCTCCGCGAGACCATCAATCTTACCAATAAATTTGTATAA
- a CDS encoding efflux RND transporter periplasmic adaptor subunit has protein sequence MKRAYIGIVIAGLILLASCGSKIPETKPIHKDITEMVFASGMLQADDQYNLTAQTDGYLVKMNFKEGDDVQQGQLLAVIDNNQNVINARSASKLYAIAREKTDPSAPALLQIKANIQAAVAKLQLDQQQTDRYKRLFANNSVSKSEYENAQLTLTNSQASLKALQEQYQDQQLSARQQEVSQRYASDVNRVVKQQNQLTALHTGRIYIRQKQLGDYVRQGDVIAVIGNPDLIYARLNVDETNMSKLKIGDTVMVKLNTNKDKVYPAILKQILPAFDDTTRSFIVKAYFLKRPELDITGTQLEANIITGTRKNALVIPAAYLSYGNKVTLKEGKKQVSVHPGIISTDWVEILSGIKADEMIIIPQH, from the coding sequence ATGAAAAGAGCATATATAGGTATCGTTATCGCCGGTTTAATCCTACTGGCCTCCTGCGGAAGCAAAATACCGGAAACCAAACCCATTCATAAAGATATCACCGAAATGGTCTTCGCATCCGGGATGTTGCAGGCGGATGACCAGTATAATCTGACCGCACAAACGGATGGTTATCTGGTGAAAATGAATTTCAAAGAAGGAGATGACGTGCAGCAGGGTCAGTTGCTGGCTGTTATTGATAACAACCAAAATGTTATCAATGCCAGGAGCGCCAGTAAATTGTATGCTATCGCACGCGAAAAAACCGATCCGTCTGCACCCGCACTGTTACAGATCAAAGCGAATATCCAGGCGGCCGTGGCCAAACTCCAGTTAGATCAGCAGCAGACAGACCGGTATAAAAGGCTGTTTGCGAATAATAGTGTTTCCAAATCCGAATATGAGAATGCACAGCTTACACTGACTAATTCCCAGGCCAGCTTAAAGGCTTTACAGGAGCAATATCAGGATCAGCAGCTGAGCGCCAGGCAACAGGAGGTTTCGCAGCGTTATGCCAGTGATGTCAACCGGGTGGTTAAGCAACAGAATCAGCTCACCGCACTTCATACGGGCAGGATATACATTAGACAGAAACAGTTGGGTGATTATGTCCGTCAGGGCGACGTGATCGCGGTCATCGGTAACCCGGACCTGATCTACGCCCGCCTTAATGTCGACGAAACCAATATGTCGAAACTGAAAATAGGTGATACTGTAATGGTCAAATTAAATACCAATAAGGATAAAGTTTACCCCGCTATCCTGAAGCAGATCCTTCCTGCCTTTGACGATACGACACGTTCCTTCATTGTGAAAGCTTATTTTTTAAAACGACCGGAACTGGATATCACGGGTACGCAGTTAGAGGCAAATATTATAACCGGCACCAGGAAGAATGCATTAGTCATCCCTGCTGCCTACCTGAGTTACGGCAATAAAGTGACTTTAAAGGAAGGAAAAAAACAGGTGTCTGTCCATCCGGGAATTATATCGACAGATTGGGTGGAAATTTTAAGTGGTATCAAGGCAGACGAAATGATCATTATCCCACAGCACTGA
- a CDS encoding DUF5686 and carboxypeptidase-like regulatory domain-containing protein produces the protein MKISRTITRSFLSICFLTGPLILMMGNAARAQITTVNGTVTDGKSGKPISSVSVLFTGTNYGVTTDEEGHFSIAANASYQKITITHMGYSSKILDIKAAQEQLVNVTLQQNSQQLNEVRVVSAKKKKYSNKNNPAVELIRQVIAHKKQNQPENYEHIEYRQYERMVFSLSNLSDQFKNRRIFKNYQFLFREQDSTNIGGKNLLPIYMEEKLSNNFYRKSPYAKKQVIEASKQVTYDEKFVDNQGLTTYFNRMYQDINIYDNNISLLSNQLLSPISDNAPNLYKFFITDILKEQSPQLIELSFTPRNTNNMLFEGKIYITMDGNFAVQNALLTVNKNINLNFVREMEATLSFEKNPDGRFHLSQSDLKIEFAINKDKGGGVFGERVVTLKNYKINSPRPNETYNGPALVTAPNAATKDDAYWVNNRPDTLDAKTAGIYKNIDSLQTIPSFRRTMDIATLVLAGYKSFGWFEVGPVNTFYSFNPVEGFRPRLGGRSTTALSKRYYFETYGAYGTKDEKFKYFLSTTYSINNKSIYSFPQHYVRASFQHDTKIPGQELQFVQESSLLLSFKRGNNDQWLYNDLFKLDYVHEYQNHFSYTLGFKTWGQSPAGVLRFDNLLPDGSLNSVNRINTTEMSLELRYAPKEKFYQGKLYRTPIPDKYPIFTLRYNQGVKGLLGGDYNYQNITGNITKRFYLSNFGFTDVSTEGGYLFGKVPFPLLDIHRANQSYAFQLQSFNLMNFQEFVSDRYASITMDHNFNGYIFNRIPLLKKLKLREVVNFKALWGGIRAENNPQNDPSLLRFPTNAAGIPTTYTLSNGAYMEGSVGISNIFKILRVDMVKRFTYLNNPDAPEWGARVFIKFDF, from the coding sequence ATGAAAATTTCGAGAACGATCACCCGCAGCTTTTTGTCCATTTGTTTCCTTACCGGACCATTAATTCTGATGATGGGAAACGCTGCCCGCGCACAGATTACCACGGTGAACGGAACGGTGACCGACGGAAAAAGCGGTAAACCGATATCGTCCGTGTCCGTCCTCTTTACAGGAACTAACTACGGCGTAACGACTGATGAGGAAGGCCATTTTTCCATTGCCGCGAATGCTTCTTACCAAAAGATCACGATTACGCACATGGGATATAGCAGCAAAATACTTGATATAAAAGCCGCACAGGAGCAACTGGTCAATGTTACTTTGCAGCAAAACAGCCAGCAGCTTAATGAAGTTCGTGTAGTATCTGCTAAAAAGAAAAAATATAGCAATAAAAATAATCCAGCTGTGGAACTGATCAGGCAGGTGATCGCGCATAAAAAGCAGAACCAGCCTGAAAATTACGAACATATCGAATACAGGCAATATGAACGGATGGTTTTTTCGCTAAGTAATCTGTCAGACCAGTTCAAAAACCGGAGGATCTTTAAGAATTACCAGTTTCTTTTCCGAGAGCAGGATTCAACCAATATTGGCGGAAAGAATTTACTGCCTATTTACATGGAGGAAAAGCTCTCCAACAACTTCTATAGAAAGTCGCCCTACGCGAAAAAACAGGTGATCGAAGCCAGCAAGCAAGTAACCTATGACGAAAAGTTTGTTGATAACCAGGGATTGACGACCTATTTCAACCGGATGTACCAGGATATCAACATCTACGACAACAACATCTCGCTGCTTTCCAATCAACTGCTTAGCCCGATCTCCGACAATGCTCCAAACCTCTATAAATTCTTTATCACCGATATACTTAAAGAACAATCACCGCAACTGATCGAACTGAGTTTTACCCCGAGAAACACCAACAATATGCTCTTTGAAGGGAAGATCTATATCACGATGGACGGGAATTTCGCGGTGCAAAATGCCTTGCTGACGGTGAACAAAAATATTAACCTGAATTTCGTTCGGGAAATGGAGGCGACCCTCTCCTTCGAAAAGAACCCGGATGGGCGTTTCCACCTGAGTCAAAGTGACCTGAAGATCGAATTCGCTATTAATAAAGATAAAGGAGGTGGGGTTTTCGGCGAACGCGTGGTGACTTTAAAGAATTATAAGATCAATTCGCCCCGGCCGAATGAGACCTATAACGGACCGGCGCTGGTGACCGCTCCGAACGCGGCTACCAAGGATGATGCTTACTGGGTGAATAACCGCCCGGACACCTTGGACGCCAAGACTGCTGGAATTTATAAAAATATTGACAGCCTGCAAACCATACCCTCGTTCCGGCGCACGATGGATATCGCCACTTTGGTCCTGGCAGGTTATAAAAGTTTTGGCTGGTTTGAAGTCGGGCCGGTCAATACCTTTTACAGCTTTAACCCTGTGGAGGGTTTTCGACCGCGGCTTGGCGGGCGCAGCACTACGGCACTAAGCAAACGCTACTATTTTGAAACCTACGGCGCCTATGGCACCAAGGATGAAAAGTTTAAATACTTTCTAAGTACCACCTATTCCATCAATAACAAATCGATCTATTCATTCCCGCAGCATTATGTCCGCGCCAGCTTTCAGCACGATACCAAAATACCCGGGCAAGAGTTACAATTTGTTCAGGAAAGCAGCCTGCTGCTCTCCTTTAAACGCGGCAATAATGACCAATGGCTGTACAACGACCTGTTCAAGCTTGATTATGTTCACGAATACCAAAACCATTTTTCCTACACGCTCGGCTTTAAAACATGGGGACAAAGCCCAGCCGGCGTACTGCGCTTCGATAACCTGTTGCCTGACGGCTCATTGAATTCCGTTAACAGGATCAATACGACCGAAATGTCCCTGGAATTGCGTTATGCGCCAAAAGAAAAATTTTATCAGGGAAAGCTATATCGTACGCCAATTCCTGATAAGTATCCGATATTTACCTTGCGTTATAACCAGGGGGTAAAAGGTCTTCTTGGCGGCGATTATAATTATCAGAATATAACCGGTAACATCACCAAACGTTTCTATTTATCCAATTTTGGCTTTACGGATGTGTCTACAGAAGGAGGTTACCTATTCGGAAAAGTGCCTTTCCCCTTGTTAGATATCCACCGGGCAAATCAGAGTTACGCTTTTCAGTTACAATCCTTCAACTTGATGAATTTTCAGGAGTTCGTAAGCGATCGTTACGCGAGCATCACGATGGACCATAATTTCAATGGCTATATTTTTAACAGGATACCGCTGCTGAAAAAATTAAAATTACGGGAAGTCGTTAATTTCAAAGCCTTATGGGGAGGTATCCGGGCAGAAAATAACCCGCAGAATGACCCATCCCTATTGCGTTTCCCGACCAATGCGGCAGGTATTCCAACAACTTACACACTTTCTAACGGTGCTTATATGGAAGGCAGCGTTGGTATCAGCAATATTTTTAAGATCCTTCGGGTGGACATGGTTAAACGGTTCACCTACCTCAATAACCCTGACGCGCCGGAATGGGGTGCTAGGGTGTTCATCAAATTCGATTTTTAA
- a CDS encoding TolC family protein, giving the protein MKAANYSFILVLLLHGPFVWAQQKVIFHSLDEVYTYADSHSTTFRNAGQQATLAKYQTLAARLGQWNLQGRTTFTLTDNTKLNTSFIPAEVFGGPAGTFQPVTFGQKYQSNVTFAPQIDLINPYAAALVRANKTNEQLVAVNNLLDKKAVFESISAAYHNILSYQRQITVTEKSLANADTLSTILKNRQQEGLARGQDVNNGDANRLTVKDKLQQLEVQLSQQYNSLKLLADIDSAASVVIAPSEKDKQSGPDFSLSANSDLLQRQSEWQTKYQEATLRADKRWLLPTVNLFSSFGWQQTTNNHFFDSSSWFGTSFVGLRLTIPLLPEASKIASVKYDRVNLQIAKNNWQHNMLQDRINNNQLELDYQKAFKSYRLAVDIESLRKDSYYKNLAIYREGLLSATDLINSFDDWLNSSLNTVALQATTEYAKSKIILSNTIK; this is encoded by the coding sequence ATGAAAGCGGCTAACTATTCATTTATACTGGTGTTGTTGCTGCATGGCCCGTTTGTTTGGGCACAGCAAAAGGTAATCTTTCATTCCCTGGATGAAGTTTATACTTATGCAGACAGCCACAGCACTACTTTCCGCAATGCCGGCCAGCAAGCCACCCTGGCAAAATACCAGACGCTTGCGGCTAGGCTGGGTCAGTGGAACCTGCAGGGCAGAACGACGTTCACGCTAACGGATAATACCAAGCTCAATACGAGTTTTATCCCGGCTGAAGTATTTGGCGGGCCGGCGGGTACGTTTCAACCCGTGACTTTCGGGCAAAAGTACCAGAGCAATGTCACGTTCGCTCCACAAATTGACCTGATCAATCCTTACGCTGCCGCATTGGTCAGAGCAAATAAAACTAACGAACAATTAGTAGCCGTTAATAATCTGTTAGATAAAAAGGCAGTTTTCGAAAGTATTTCAGCGGCTTATCATAACATCCTTTCTTACCAGCGACAGATCACAGTTACGGAGAAAAGCCTGGCAAATGCAGATACGCTTAGTACCATTTTAAAGAACAGGCAGCAGGAAGGTCTCGCCAGGGGGCAGGATGTAAATAACGGAGACGCAAACCGCCTGACCGTTAAAGATAAGTTGCAGCAGCTAGAAGTCCAGCTTTCCCAGCAGTACAACAGCCTGAAATTACTAGCGGACATCGACTCTGCTGCAAGCGTGGTTATCGCGCCGTCAGAAAAAGATAAGCAATCCGGACCGGACTTCAGCCTTTCCGCAAATAGCGACCTCCTCCAGCGGCAGAGCGAATGGCAAACCAAATACCAGGAGGCGACACTCCGGGCTGACAAGCGGTGGCTTTTACCAACGGTAAACCTTTTCAGCTCTTTCGGCTGGCAACAAACTACCAACAATCATTTCTTCGATAGCAGCAGCTGGTTTGGAACAAGTTTCGTTGGTTTAAGGTTGACTATTCCCCTGTTGCCCGAGGCATCGAAGATCGCATCGGTCAAATATGACCGCGTCAACCTGCAGATCGCCAAAAATAACTGGCAGCACAATATGCTACAGGACCGGATCAATAATAACCAGCTTGAGCTGGATTATCAGAAAGCTTTCAAAAGTTACCGGCTTGCGGTGGATATCGAATCTCTTCGTAAAGATTCCTATTACAAAAACCTGGCGATCTACCGGGAAGGCCTGCTTTCGGCAACAGATCTTATTAACTCTTTTGACGACTGGCTTAACAGCAGCCTGAATACAGTGGCCCTCCAGGCGACAACTGAATACGCAAAAAGTAAAATTATCCTTAGTAATACCATCAAATGA
- a CDS encoding ABC transporter ATP-binding protein, whose product MQQEIILQADRIGKYFYDPEKFKVLNDISFTVNKGEFVTLVGKSGSGKSTLLYILSTMDTDYQGGLSIDGDLVTGKKQNALAALRNEKIGFVFQFHYLLNEFTCLKNVMIPALRLGRYSKEEIEHRAYEKLRMLGLEEQALKPASKLSGGQQQRIAIARALINDPLIIMGDEPTGNLDSRNTDTVFEAFQELAHEYGQTIIAVTHDNDFAAKSDRIIEMMDGHIISPQ is encoded by the coding sequence ATGCAACAGGAGATCATTTTACAGGCTGACAGGATCGGAAAATACTTCTATGATCCTGAGAAATTCAAAGTTTTGAACGATATCTCGTTTACAGTCAATAAAGGTGAATTTGTAACGCTGGTCGGAAAATCCGGCAGCGGAAAGTCCACATTACTTTATATACTTTCCACGATGGATACGGACTACCAGGGCGGCTTGAGCATAGACGGCGACCTGGTCACCGGCAAAAAGCAAAATGCGCTGGCGGCGCTTCGTAATGAAAAAATAGGTTTTGTATTTCAATTTCATTACCTGCTCAACGAGTTCACCTGCCTGAAAAATGTGATGATCCCGGCCTTGCGGCTGGGAAGGTATTCTAAGGAAGAGATAGAACACAGGGCATACGAAAAACTACGGATGCTGGGTTTGGAGGAACAGGCGCTTAAGCCAGCCTCCAAGCTCTCCGGCGGCCAGCAGCAGCGTATCGCCATAGCGCGTGCGCTGATCAACGACCCGTTGATCATTATGGGTGACGAGCCTACCGGTAACCTGGATTCCAGGAATACGGACACTGTATTTGAAGCCTTCCAGGAACTGGCGCACGAATATGGCCAAACCATTATTGCCGTCACGCATGACAATGACTTTGCAGCTAAATCTGACCGGATCATCGAGATGATGGATGGTCATATTATCAGCCCGCAATAA
- a CDS encoding YceI family protein — protein sequence MKKNINVLLLLIVIGMSNMAFNVITTWKVKEDDYSVKISGKKIEGTFTGLKASLNFDPAHLESSNLTATIDAGSLSTGNFLKTNHALSEEAMDAKKYPIIKFQSEAISRKGNAYEASGKLTLKGVTKEITITFTFIGNNAEGAFKGDFKFNPHDYNINRHGTPEEILVTLNIPVTR from the coding sequence ATGAAAAAGAACATCAATGTGCTGCTTTTACTGATCGTTATCGGTATGAGTAATATGGCCTTCAACGTGATCACTACCTGGAAGGTAAAAGAGGACGACTATTCGGTTAAAATATCCGGCAAAAAAATAGAAGGAACATTTACAGGCTTAAAAGCGAGCTTAAATTTTGATCCTGCGCATTTGGAGTCCAGCAATTTAACGGCTACGATCGATGCCGGAAGTTTAAGCACCGGTAATTTTCTGAAAACCAACCATGCGCTGTCGGAAGAAGCGATGGATGCTAAGAAATATCCCATCATCAAATTTCAGTCCGAAGCTATTTCGAGAAAAGGAAATGCTTATGAAGCCAGCGGCAAGCTGACCCTTAAAGGCGTCACCAAGGAAATTACCATCACGTTCACCTTTATCGGTAATAACGCAGAAGGCGCCTTTAAAGGCGATTTCAAATTCAACCCGCATGACTATAACATCAATCGCCATGGCACTCCTGAAGAGATCCTGGTTACCCTGAACATTCCCGTAACGCGTTAA
- a CDS encoding ABC transporter permease: protein MARQFKHNVDTEISITYIITSRKLTLVAALGVTIGIAIFIFMNCMTAGFTRKSNTMIFNNTPHIRVYKDDQISQPLIKSISSKKLDMISNPKVVPESDRIVDPDKIVALLKAQPDVQIVTPQIAVSVFYNSGLSQINGNASGVDIIEADRMFNIKPTMVEGRMEDLAILPNGILLGVGIAAKMNVKTGDNISITSSRNVNRVMKVAGLFKTNNSVTDKTKSYISVHSAQQLMREGASYVTDIDVDVTDFTKAADYSARFSALTGYKAEDWKAANNTLVSAANMRSVLVTAISMSILLVAGFGIYNILNMTISQKINDIAILKAMGFQGNDVIRIFVLQGALIGLMGIIAGLVMAGLLVFFTSKIYVGGDIGYFPIIFDGSIFIRGSLFGLVITLLAGYLPARKAANVDPVSIFRK from the coding sequence ATGGCAAGGCAATTTAAACATAACGTTGATACCGAGATATCAATCACCTATATCATCACCAGCAGAAAGCTGACTTTGGTCGCTGCCCTGGGCGTGACCATTGGCATTGCGATATTTATATTCATGAACTGTATGACTGCGGGGTTTACCCGCAAGTCCAATACGATGATCTTTAATAACACCCCCCATATCAGGGTGTATAAAGATGATCAGATCAGCCAGCCGCTGATCAAAAGTATCAGTTCGAAAAAGCTGGACATGATCAGCAATCCAAAAGTGGTACCGGAAAGTGACCGAATCGTTGACCCGGATAAGATCGTAGCCTTACTGAAAGCGCAGCCCGACGTACAGATCGTCACGCCGCAAATAGCAGTGAGCGTATTCTACAACAGCGGCCTTTCCCAGATCAACGGTAATGCGTCCGGCGTAGATATTATAGAAGCGGACAGGATGTTCAATATAAAACCGACGATGGTAGAAGGCAGGATGGAAGATCTGGCAATCCTGCCGAACGGAATTCTGCTGGGTGTTGGGATCGCCGCTAAAATGAATGTTAAGACAGGCGATAACATCAGCATCACCTCATCAAGAAACGTCAACCGGGTCATGAAGGTTGCCGGCTTGTTTAAGACGAATAATTCCGTAACTGATAAAACCAAATCGTACATCAGCGTACATTCCGCCCAGCAACTCATGCGGGAGGGGGCCAGTTATGTCACGGATATCGATGTCGACGTCACCGATTTCACGAAAGCCGCGGATTATTCCGCGCGATTTTCTGCGCTGACAGGGTATAAAGCCGAAGACTGGAAAGCCGCCAACAATACTTTGGTGAGCGCAGCGAATATGCGAAGTGTCCTGGTTACTGCCATATCCATGTCTATTCTGCTTGTGGCCGGATTCGGAATTTACAACATCCTGAACATGACCATCAGCCAGAAGATCAATGATATCGCCATCCTTAAAGCCATGGGCTTCCAGGGCAACGACGTGATCCGGATCTTTGTCTTGCAGGGGGCGCTTATCGGCCTGATGGGCATTATAGCCGGACTGGTCATGGCCGGGCTGCTCGTCTTTTTTACCTCCAAGATCTATGTCGGAGGCGACATCGGCTATTTCCCGATCATATTTGACGGTTCCATTTTTATCCGGGGAAGTTTATTCGGACTGGTCATCACCCTGCTGGCGGGCTACCTTCCCGCCAGGAAAGCCGCGAATGTTGACCCGGTATCCATTTTCAGAAAATAA
- a CDS encoding aldo/keto reductase yields the protein MKHKLFGTQTGLPASRLILGAASFGERAGYGSAADEIPKILKAFADAGGNFIDVADRYQLGEAEEIVGKFIGSQRPNYIICTKYTRSNEVSPLSGNMGNHRKAMRQAVEASLKRLNTDYIDIYMPHFDDGMTPIEEISRGLEDLVKAGKVLYTGLANFPAWKVAAIAGMIPLAALQIEYNLMQRGADRELMTVAGHFGLGTMLYSPLAGGLPTGKYRKGMAGRLTHSSPGGYLEDAATKTIIDHLELIAENIGATPGQVAMAWTLTKNAFPIVGARTLAHLEDSFKALEISLSADHIGCLEKISNITMGYPYDLLQTVQKTF from the coding sequence ATGAAACATAAATTATTTGGAACCCAAACGGGCCTACCCGCGAGCAGGTTGATATTAGGCGCTGCAAGTTTCGGCGAACGCGCGGGTTATGGATCTGCAGCTGACGAAATCCCCAAAATCCTGAAGGCCTTTGCTGATGCCGGGGGTAATTTTATTGATGTGGCCGACCGTTACCAGCTTGGAGAAGCGGAAGAGATCGTCGGTAAATTTATAGGGTCGCAGCGTCCTAATTATATCATATGCACCAAATATACCCGAAGCAATGAAGTGAGCCCATTATCAGGTAACATGGGGAATCATCGTAAAGCTATGCGCCAAGCAGTCGAAGCCAGCTTAAAACGGCTTAATACCGATTATATTGATATTTATATGCCCCATTTTGATGACGGAATGACGCCAATTGAAGAAATAAGCCGGGGCCTTGAAGATTTGGTCAAAGCTGGTAAAGTGTTGTATACCGGTCTTGCAAATTTCCCTGCCTGGAAAGTAGCGGCTATCGCCGGCATGATTCCGTTGGCCGCATTGCAGATAGAGTACAACCTGATGCAACGAGGAGCTGATCGCGAGTTAATGACTGTGGCCGGGCATTTTGGCCTTGGTACCATGCTCTATTCACCTTTAGCGGGTGGTTTACCGACCGGCAAGTATCGCAAAGGCATGGCAGGACGGCTGACACATTCGTCACCGGGCGGCTATCTGGAGGATGCAGCTACCAAAACCATTATAGATCATTTAGAGTTAATAGCTGAAAATATTGGAGCAACCCCTGGTCAGGTAGCAATGGCCTGGACATTAACCAAGAACGCATTTCCAATCGTAGGTGCCAGAACGCTTGCGCACCTGGAGGACAGCTTCAAAGCGCTTGAAATTAGTCTTAGTGCTGACCATATTGGATGTTTAGAAAAAATTAGCAACATAACCATGGGGTATCCATATGACCTACTCCAAACTGTTCAGAAAACATTTTAA
- a CDS encoding LytR/AlgR family response regulator transcription factor, with amino-acid sequence MNCIVVDDEPLAREAIVGLISQVPELEFVKEFSSADAAAKYLETEHVDIIFLDIQMPGTDGISFAQTIPQKTMVIFTTAYSQYALESYEIDALDYLIKPVKPERFQRAVAKAMSYKKLLETDTYVVDVNDIQENYFFIRADRKVFKVLFNDILFIQGLKDYVVLFTTDQKVITAMNIKTIQARLPLNIFIRTSKSYIINKHKISSFDNNTVYIDQHEIPIGNSYHAAFFEDFVNKKLFSK; translated from the coding sequence ATGAACTGCATAGTTGTTGATGATGAACCATTGGCCAGAGAAGCAATTGTTGGCCTAATTAGTCAGGTTCCGGAACTTGAGTTCGTCAAAGAGTTCAGCAGCGCTGACGCTGCTGCAAAATACCTGGAAACCGAGCATGTAGATATCATTTTCCTCGATATTCAAATGCCTGGAACTGACGGTATCTCATTTGCACAAACAATCCCGCAAAAAACAATGGTCATCTTTACTACGGCCTATAGCCAGTATGCTCTGGAAAGTTATGAGATTGATGCCCTTGATTATCTAATAAAACCGGTTAAACCGGAGCGTTTTCAACGGGCGGTCGCTAAAGCCATGTCCTATAAAAAACTGCTTGAAACAGATACTTATGTCGTTGACGTCAACGATATACAGGAAAACTATTTTTTTATCCGGGCTGACAGAAAGGTATTTAAAGTATTGTTTAATGATATCCTTTTTATACAAGGGCTTAAGGATTACGTTGTGCTTTTCACTACCGATCAAAAGGTCATAACAGCAATGAATATCAAAACTATCCAGGCCAGATTACCACTTAACATATTCATAAGAACAAGTAAATCTTATATTATAAATAAACATAAGATCAGTTCCTTCGATAACAACACTGTTTATATCGATCAGCATGAGATCCCTATCGGTAACAGTTATCATGCGGCATTTTTTGAAGATTTTGTAAACAAAAAATTATTCTCCAAATAA